The genome window aaaaaaaaaaaacctttcctttCTCAAGAATTAATTTCCCTCTCTGAAGTGCCACTGcctttttaattcatttttcttactAGACCCAAGGCCTAATTCAAAAGGTCTCCAGATAAAGTAAGAAGGGTTGCCATCATTGCCTCAGCCAGGAAGCAGGACTGGATACAAATCCAGAAGATacaccaaactgaaaaaaaaggacatgAGAAATAAGAATACTTCTTTGAACCAAATATGGGTTAAATTTATAATGGGAATGACCACTGTTAATCACCAGCCACAGCCGAGCCATTGGTTTTatcagaaaattaataaagacTATATATCCTTCCAAAAAGGAGTCGTCACTTGGAAAATGAATGCTATCTGAATATCTGAGAAACATACTCATGTAATgtggaaattaaaagaaataaacaagaagAGGACAACTGTGAAGCTTCTGTTTCCAGCAGAGGCACAGAATATTTCCTAGAACTATGTTGCATTCATAAGACATACCAGATACTTCTAGGAAACTTAAGAAGTGAAGTAACACACACTGAATGCTTTCATTTCCACTGCAGCAGGCCTGTCTACAGACACACTGCATTTGCAGAACAGGCAGGTGCTGATTGCGATGATGTTCCAtattaaatgctgctgttgGGTTAAAGTCAATGAGACTGGGAAACAGGCGCAGTTCCAAATGAGTGACCTGAGCCTGAGGTTGTTCCCCACTTTGGAAAGCTACAACTGAGCAACAGGATAATCACCTGCTGTGCAACTTAGTTTAACTAAGACTACTAACAGATGGCTTGAAAACTGGCACAACTATTCATGTGTCAGTGAGTGACCAAAACTGATTGTGAGGCAGGTCTTAACTTCTTAAAATATGACAAAATGTATTTCGAACCTTGATATGAGCAACAGACAAGTGGGAGGGGAAGTAGCTGCGGATTAGCAACAGGGAGGCCACACTGTAAGGGGAACAGTTTTTTAGTGGAGGTAACCCACTAGCCTGCAGTAAGGCGCACAACTGAGGATCAGTAATTCTGGAATATCTAATGGATATACAGGTCAGAGTTCCCTTATTCATAAATAAATGCCAACTAGAAAGTGGAGTGGGTGCCAGACAGCACATGATACATTAACCAGCAAGCAAATTTGGGGTTCTGGGGATCTCACGGCAAAGGAATAAACAGGAGAGCACCTTAATCCAAGTTGCTCAAGTCTGATTCAAATGCTGTACAACAGCCACAGGATGGTCCTTTAACTCCCCCAAAAGAAGCTAAAAGTAGGAACAGTCCTCCCCAAGCAACAACATGAAGAAGCACTTTACTCTGACAGATATCAAGCCCTACTGTTCTGTCTCCGTGCAAGGTTGTCCTGTGGTTGCCCCTGCTTGCATAAGGCAGCTGTGCAGTTGCCCTGCCTGCCCAAGTGGAcacgctctctctctctcttttgagAGAGGTGACTGACTGTTTTCTCCCCATCCTAGGGCCCAAGGCAGCAACAACTCTGCTCCTTACCCTGACCAACTCAGCTCCCTGTCTGCTCACCCAGAAAGGCACAGTGCTCCAACCAATgttctttgcatttctgctcCTCCTGGTCCCAGCTTGGGCTGCTCTGCTGTAGACTGACTGCTCTCTCTTAGTCTTTTGACCCACTAAGTGCTCTGGGGCAGTGAGTAAGTAAACAGAGACAGTTAAAAGAACGGCTTGAATGTGGAGCAAATTGCACAGCATTACGATACCGCCTTAATAGGAAATATGCAACACTCCTATGAGAGTGACATTTTTGGCTTTAATTGCCTCAAAATCATTTTGTCCATCTTTCCCACTCAATAGAGGGAAAAGACCAAGTGCTTTACCTGgaggatttaaaaatagaactCAGAACTCTACTAGAATCACCATGCAAACAGCCACGTTGTGTCTCTGCAAAGAGGTATCAAAATGTAAATACAGCAGTATTCTTAGAAAAGAGAATTATTTCAAgttaaaagtattaaaataaacaacagtTACAGATAAACATGAGTTAAAATTCACCTCTGAAGGTTTAACTTAATCCTCGTTCAACTCTGCCAGTACAACTGCCAGTACTGCTCAAAACAGAAGGTGTTTCCGAATGCCACTGCTAGCCACCAAAACATGCCACAGAACTCCACCCTTTACTATGTGGTCAGGTTTACCAACGGCCTTGCTGATTCTGGTTCACAGAAAGCACTGCTTAAATCCCACACCTTTCAGGTTTCAGTCAGAGATGTTCTTTTCTAACAATACCTTTGCAACAGCAATAGCAGCTGACAAGCTACACGTCTCTGGGGAGCCTTTTCCTTGCTACATATGGTATTATCCAGCTGGCAGCAATACCAGTGAACCAACATGCTGCTACTAAGAAACGTTTCCTGTATATTTATTGGTTGTTCTTCAACATTTTTTGTATACATTCAGCACAgcagtaaataatttcttctgcttcacACCTggattagagaaaaaaaaccctcttggtCATCACTTAAGTATAATCATCTACATATCCCTACAACCAAGAGGGATAACATCCAATCTGTAGGACTTCTTATGGACTTCTAGGTGTGTGCCCTCCCCTGTTCAAACACGGTGGCTGCTGTTTGGGCCCACCCGCTGTGTGCTGGCCAGCAGCACTCCCACCCACATGAACAAAGGAAGCGCTGGCTGCTGGTGACATGGTGTGGTGGTAGGGGATGGCATTATCAGTGGCTGGGCAACAGGCCAGCTGTGCTTTTGGCTCATTGCAGCTGACAGCTGCCCTCTGGCAATGCAGATGCAGCAGGAGAGTCAGAAAAGTTACACACAAAATAGTAACAGATCAAGAATATTTGCACTTCATTTCGTACCACTGCAACAGGTCAAAACCATGGCCACCTGAACCTGGCCTCTGGGTACCGACTGGCTGAGACACAAAGGCCCAGCCCAACATCTGCAAAAAGCAGACCTCCCAAATTGTTACAGCAAGAGCAGCTGCCTGTGGACAACACAGCTACCTTTCTCCACTAGgacagcagggaaggagggtgTGGGGAGAAATCAGTTAGCATCTGAAGAGGAGCCAGCAGAATTGTGCCTTGGTTCTGTCACACACCAACGCCCACCAGGCGGTACCAGGTCTGGATAGCAGCCTGCTACACTCCCCATTACCTGCCTGCCATCCCCGCCCGTTCCCATGTCTTCAGCTAGTGTAATAGATGTGGAAGAAGAGAGTCTTATTGCGGAGGAGAGAGTACGAGTTATCAAATCTCAGCAGGTAGATGCCCTCGCCTGGGTACTCATGGCTGCCCGCCTGCACCTCCCGATGACTGTTTCTCCGATACACAGGCACGATCTCTCCATAGCGGTTCCGCAAATAGCTTTTGGCGCCCCTTTCCACATCACCAACAGGGCTGAGTCCTGAATGGGAGACAAGAGAAAAGTAAGTAGGCCAAAGCCAGTTAAGCCACTAGGTAGTCCAGAAGACCAACAAGACCAGGATACGGCAGAGGCATGCAGATATATGGAAGGCTAATTATGACAGCATTTCACACAGTATCTGCTCTGACCTTTCTGCAAATCGTACCCAAAAAGTCCAGCTTTTTTTACCATGACAAAGGGCATGTCAAGAACCAGTTTTCTTTGGAATAGTATAGTATCGACTCGCCTGTCAACCTAGTCTCCTCTCCCCAACTTACCTTTTAGACACCTCACCACTTTTACACGCACAGCAGTGGTTCAGTGTTATTAacttgaaggaaaagaaaggtggGAAAGGTTTTAGCTAAAACCTCACTGTGTTTATGTCTTTAATGCACTTTTCCAAGAGGATTCCTTATACAGGAACCTAGACCTCTCTGGAAGGCCTTCAAAATTAAATGTCAGGCACCAGCTCCCCAGCTACACTGGTCGCACATACACTGGAGCTACAGAATAGGCAACATTGTTATGTGTTTCACAGGTACAAAGACAGAGGTAGTAATCCTCTCAAATACAGTCAGGAGAAGCTACTGatatattatgaaaaaaaaccccaaaaaaacccagaaataaaatctttttgcaCCTACTCACTACCAGAAATATCTCAGTCTAAGAAGCTAAGAAAAACAGCCAAGTTAAAATTTCAGGTCATAAACTTTTTATCAGCTAGAAGTtcaaaaaattaattccaattttatattttaatgtgtCCAATTTTAAGAATGTTTTTGGAGGTCAGCCACTGACATACACTGAAGCAGGAAAGGCTAAATGCTTCCTCATCAGAGCCTAACCAAGAACCAAAAAAGCTGCAGAGATAACAAGTGAGCTGACTAAACAAAGTAGACGGAAATTACAGCATCTGACAGACCTTTCAGCAGCATGGCAACAAGTACTACAAAATTAACCCTTATAACCTGTGCACTAACCTTctatttcctcctcttcctcttcatcctcctcatCACTGGATTCACTGACCTGAACAGTAATGGCAGTGCTAGTAACCGTGGTCCAGTCAAAATAGACTCCAAACCCAATGTCGTAGTCATCTGTAGCAAACTCCCAGCAAATGCATTTCCCATCAGGATGGGTTGGCACACGGACCGTCACCACCTCGCCTGGCTTTACCACCATCCGGccatccttctcctttcccatcttGGCTTTGAATTCCTTTGTCTTCTCAGTGGTCCACATGGTAGGTGGAGCCAGAGGGGGAGGCTGAGctgagacaaggaaaaagattGAGGGCTCACCTGACTTAGCTACTGACAAACCGTTATCTGAAAATAGTGAAGCTATTTCTGATAAGGCTTTTGCACTGTGGAGCCTGATCCCAGAAGCCTTGGATGTGAAATTTTCACACTTAATAGTCAGGAGCTCAGACTTCTAGCAAgaatttgataggaacggttggactcgatgatccggtggttctcttccaacctggttattctatgattctatgaattagtAATGTCTCCAGGGCAGACACTTAAAAAGCAGCCCTAACAAGTGATTCCCTTTCAGGACTCACCTTTCCTCTGCTCCCCAAGGAGGTCTGCAGTCTCCAGCTCAGATGAAAGGATATCCACAGCACCAGTGTGGTCTGACTGAATCATGACTATATCCCCTACTCCTTGAGGTAAATTGTAGTTTGGTATCCGAACGGCTTCCTGCACAAAGTACATAAGAATCATTGTCACAAAGACCATCATGGTAAGAAAGTCTTCAGCTGGATTTAAAAAGAACTCTAGTAATTCAGACATCTTTCTGAAGCCAAGTCAGACCCTGCAGAAGCTTCTATTAGTTAAAAAGAATTGGCTGACTCTGAGAACCTCTCTGCATTACTTCCCCCACAGCACCGAAGTCATGTACCTTGAAGTCAAATGCTCCCATCGGTTTTACAAATTACACACCCCTTGGCCTGAGCAGGCACATCTTTGCATCTGCCTCAGAGTTAATTGTCACCTCCTAACAAAGCAACAGCCTTACAGATTTATCTGACTTTTGGAAAGAATTCCTAAGACATAGTCTTTCTCAGGAAAGCCTTTCAGCACCGTGTGCATCTAGACCACAGCCACAATCAAACTGTCATTTGCTGCATTCTAGTTAAAAGTCAAAAGCCAACTCTCCTCCTATATGCAAACACAGTTCCTGTGCTGGGTGTCTCTCGCACAGGTTTTCCCAACTGTATCTGTAATGCAAACAAATTGGCTGCtcaccaaaaaaagcaaaagacagCAGAGTGCCTTTCAGTTCCCTCTTCCATAAATCTGCAAGAAGGGAAAGCCCAGAAGTCCCAGATGAGAGAGAAGGTGAGAACAACCTTGAAGCCTTAGCAAGCCAAAAACTGCCAAGAAGCAAAGACTAGCCCAAGACATGAGAGATTTTCCAAATCGGACTGATAGCATTTACCTcctgtttagaaaaaaaccccaaactacaTCTATGTTAAtactatttttctcttaatacAAACCTTAAAGCTTCAGTCCCATGGCCGTAAGTACAGCAGTAGGGTGGAAGAACTATTGCTTCACCTCTGACCTTGCTTTCAGACTCAAGAAACACCCACCTACCCCTCTGAGGGACTGGATTTGGTCAGGCAGCTTCTCTTCTAGTTCAGCTACTCCTTGGTCCTCCAAAGTGCCAGCTTTTTCCTTCAAATCCTCTGTCGCGCCTCCACTCATGAGGGACCCAATCTGTGACCTTTTGGAGGAAGAGAGCACTACAGTCCAGCAGACACATTCCTTGCTGCATCCAGAGAGAATACTAGAACAAGGCAAGTGTGGCTTTTGTTCCAAATGGTTACTTCTAAGGAGAGGGTGCAGAATTTATCCAGAAATAAAgccatttcttatttaaatCTCAACAATGTCATTTCCTTTTCTAGAAATGGCATAATGGACAAGAAGGTCTGTAAGAACAACTCAAGTGAGCTGAATACCAGCATACACAAAATGGCAGCAGATGGGCAATATAACAAAAGAAGGGAcagttttttaaaggaagaaaactgacaGTGATCTGTAACAATTTCTCTGGCAGCCCAGGATCAATTTGGACTTCTATGCTGTTGTTTTCCAGCTCATTTGCATTTTAGTTTAGCAGCTGCATGATCACATCTAGAAGGGCTCTTTGGTCACTTGCTACCATAGGCACACACATCTGCCCAAAAGGCTCTCCATCAACACAGGAGCTAACAGCTTGGGAATTTTTTCCTCCAGACACCACTGAAGTCCAGAAGTCTTACTGAAAGATCAGGAAGAGTTACACAAGCTTTATAAGCAGTTTTACAAAGACTGTTCAGCTGATTCCTCTTCACACAACCCTTTTGGACCACTAAATCCCTTTCAAAGGAGATCTAACTTGGACGAATTTATCAGATAACATCTACAAGCGTCCAGCATCTACTCTTGCCACTTTGCTCACAGTCTATATTAATCTCTTTGAAGAAAATTAGAGGGTGTAAATAGATGGAAGAACACGTTTGGAGTCAAGAGGGCTGACAGAGATGTCATTAGCATCAAGCCAAGAAGGCATTAAGCTGCTGTTTTAGTTAAGTAGGGTGGTttgctggtttgtttctttgtggtttttttttgctgcattcccccccctcccccgcctCTTTTTCAATGAAGCTGCAGTTTATCTACTGCCTGATGTAATTAACTCATGTTTCCAAAATTGTATCCTGTTCCACAAATGTACAATGACAAATGAAACTCCACTGTACACAGCATTAGTGCTTATAAACAATACAGTGACTCAGCCACAAGGACCACATGCCCAACAGATAACAAGCTAAACATCTGGTAACAGGGTTGGTTAGCAGCATTAATAAagtgacacagaaaacaaagggtgaaggaaaaaaaacaaccaaacactgtcaagaaaacattaaaaggtGTTTGCTTGCTCACCATAATTATAGACAGTGGGAATGCTTGATTGGTAACACATCTTTCAGACAGGACTGAAAAAATTTCCTGCAAAAAGTTTATTAATGCTTACAATGGACTACAAAACTTTGCAGGGTTCCTTCCAAGCGCAATTACTCTGATTTGAATAGCTGAGCCATGGACTACACTTCATCATTTCATAAGCTTTAAAACAACCTTAAGCCTACGAGAACAGACACTTGTATACCAATTCCAGTATATACTGTCCCAAAGCAGACAATTCACGGTCTCCGGTTCCTTCTCTTCACCTGCACAGAATCAACTGCCATGCAGAGCAGGCCACAGGGGTGAAACAGACAGTCATGCATGTGGGCCACAAtacacaaaaacattttcttacctGCTCTGCGAAGTACTGGACTCCAAAGAATCAACCCGCTGATCAGCAGGCTCTGTCTTTTGGGccaaatcttcattttctaaCAACAAACAACATACAAagagaaggcaaaataaatttcagtattttagaatacacagacagaaggaaaaactaCAGCCAGGTCTCAAACACTGACAAGGTCACATGGCTGTGGAATGAGTAGCTGTGCCAACCAGTTTTTCATGTTATGAGCCGTATCTAGTACAAAGATTTTTAATCCTTCCAACcctgggaaaggcagaaaaaaactaTGCATGTTTTTGGTGCAGAACCACTCTTAGAAGCAGGATTCGTTCACAAACCAGCAATCCTAGTTTTAGAAGGTCAGAACAAGGCCAAATTTAATCATGTAAAACTGAGCTGACAAAGCCCCAGAAAAGCAATCGTGCAGCGGTTTCCACAGGGCACTGATGAGATGGAAATTCCTAGGCCACTGCTAAAAGGACTATCTATAAATATGGCTCCTGGTCTCCCCCAACTCTCCTGAACTCAGGGAAAGCTCTGTCCCCATATGACTGCAGTACACGCTCCACCACCTCACTGTCCGATTGCATTAAGGCAGTGAACTGGGCATGGACAAGTTCCAGCTTTTGTAGCTCTCCAATGATATGTCTAACAGCCGCTGGCCTTTTCACAGAGTCAGTTCAGATCTGGGAGGCACCTTCAACCCACAGGCACACAGCACCAGGTCCCCAGCCCACAGCAGAGATAGCCCAGTGGGATTAGCCTGGCTCCCGGTTAGATGAGGCCTCTTTCACCAGGGAATGCACCCTGCCTCTAATAAACCTCTACCAGTCCTTCAGCCCTTCCACTGCAAGGAAGAAACACTGGGAACTCTTGCTGTAGTTCCAGGCACTGGAGCGGCAGTCGAGCCGAGCACCCTAGGAGGCAGGGGTGGTGTGGGtgctccccagctgcagggcaCGCTTGGACATCACAGCCCGCCCAGTGCAGCCGTGCTGGCCAAGGACTGGTTCCCGGTGCTGGTCTCTAAAAGGGGTACCGTatttccaccaaaaaaaaccagccacCGTGGAAATAAGGCTTTTCCGGGAGAAACGAGGAAACCCACGACAGAAAGGAAACTCGTGGCATTCCTTACAGCCAACACTAAAGCAGGCACCTCCGGGCCTGCCGcctctctgccagcagcccccCAGGGCGCTGCCCTCGCCGACCCCCCCTCTCCCCGGAGAGCCGCTCGCCCCAAGCCCTCCCCTATCCCCCAGGGGCGCTGTCCCCGGACCCCCTCTTAACCCCGGCCCGAGTCCCCCTCaggcctcctcctctcccctctcctctcctctccccggagcgctgctccctccaagccccccaCGGGCCGAGAGCCCCCCCGAGCTCCCGCTCTGCCCCCGGTCGCTGTCCCCGCCCggacgccgccgccgccggggccGCTCCCCGGGGACGCGGCTGTGGCTGCCGGGTCTCGCCGCCGCCGGGCGGGAAGCGCACTGACGGGAACCGCTCCCGCCGCCGAGCCGGTACCTGAGGGTCCGTGGGGCGCGGGGGGGTCGAAgcgggagccgccgccgccggctGCCAGTGCTGCCGACATGGGCACGGCCGGGCCGAGAGCGGAGACCGGAGAGCGCGGAGGGAGAGGGCGGTGCCGCGGCGCTCCCCCCTCAGCCGCCCCCCTCGCCGACGCAGCCAATCGGCAAACAGTTCCGCGGAGTCGGCGGGCGCGCGGTGCGGGAGGCTTCGTAGGGCTGACAGCACGGAGAGCGCGGCGGAAGGAAAATCAGGGTGCACCGCCGGGCGGCGGCGGTTGCCACGGGAACAGGGGCCCGGCGAGACGcggatcatccagttccgactctgctgccacgggcagggacacctcccaccggcccaggctgcccaaggccccatccaacctggccttgaacacccccagggatggggcagccacagctcccctgggcaacctgtgccagggcctcaccaccctcagagtgaagaaattcttccttgtgccCCTCTACAGTttacagccattccccctcgtcctatcaccaccagcctttgtgaacagtcccttcccagctctcctgtaggcccctttcaggtactggaaggtcactataagatctctttgaagccttctcttctccaggctgaacaaccccaactctgtcagcctgtcctcctacgggacgtgctccagccctcggatcatctttgtggcctcctctggacccgttccagcagtgctctccaaggtcccttccaacccaacctattcCCTGACTCCACTTCCttaagtctagtctaaatcttcccctcttcagtttaaagccattgcctctagtcctatcaccacaagcctttgtaaacagtccctccccagctttcttgtagccccttcaggtactgggaggtcactataaggtttcctcagagccttctcttctccaggctgaacaaccccaactctctcagcctgtcctcgtacgggaggtgctccagccctctaatagTCATACGGGCATCCGAAGCACTCAGCCTTTCTTTAAGCGTGCGTTGCTCCTCTTGCCACAGGAAATTGCTTAGCAAGATGCCTTCACCTTTCTTTGATGTCCCTCAGAATTCCTTTTCAGTAACTTTCCACTTGCTGAATTGTAGAACTACTAAAAATCTAGTCACATTTAACCTGCAGCATCAGAGCCACCGATCTCAAGCAGCAGGGGGCAACTCGTCattatttccttgttttacaCTTTGCTGAACACAAACagcatctctctctcttccttatTTTATAAACATGTAATTGATCAAAGACTGATATTTAAGCTAACTAGACTGAAGTTTGGGGCTACAGTCTGGCCTTCAAAAGCTTCCTGAAGGTTCAGAAAATCAGCAAGTTGACTTGAATTTCATTACCCTCCCTCCCATCCCTAATGGAAACCACAGAGGGACTCAGGGCTGTATTCACAAAGCCAAATTGTTCTgcatcattattttaaattcctttccCCAGGGGACACAAGGTAGAAGTTCAAATAACcaggaacagagaaaaatctttatgCTCCAATGACTAGAGTATGAACATTGTTTTATTCAAAGCACCAAAAAGCAATTTCACCACAGTTCTGTTGGGCTGTACAATCCTGACtgtttgaaattaaatatgCCACCAAGAACATTGAGTATTGCCATGACTTTGCCTGTTGGTTGGAGAAGAAGGCATCAGATTACAGGGCTCATTTTTTCAGACAGCAGTCCTTCAAGAGTGTTTCTACTACAAGCAGATACAGCCTTTATAGTCATTTGCAGTTAGCAAAGACGGCAAGAATTTTACACCCTCACCTCACCCACACACTGGGATATAGGGATTATGTATGGTGATAGTTTAACTGCTGAGAAACACTGAGCCATGGGTTAAAGATATCAGCTGTAACCCATTCTTCCTCCTGTAGAAACTGAAATACCTCTGGGCTGGGATAAGCAATAGCCAGCATATTGCAGCaagcttggaaaagagactgtctctgTAATGTTTTCCAAAGCATGCAAATAAATTGTGGACATCTCACAGACTTGAGTGGAAGCTAGACATTGTTGAAGATCATGCCCTATCCTGATACTTATTTGTGTTTTACACAACTTTACTCTGACAGAATCCAAGCCTTAAGCGCTCTGAGCAGGAGGTGGCCCTTTGGGTCTTTCAGGAAGTGTGTACGAGAGCAGGTGCCAAGTTAAGGCCATGATCGTGGGCATGTCAGCTTCCCAACAAGAAAAGTCAATGAAAGGCTGCAAACCGTTGAAACCGAGAGTTACTATAGAAATAAAAGTGATAGCATCAGCTCAGCGATATAGAAACTTTTGCAGTTTAGGGTAAATGGCAGATTGATAGAGCACTACACAGTGAATTATGCGGAAGCTACTTAGCATGGACAAGTGAACTTACTGCTGGTTTTAATTCCACTgtactgatattttaaatttcaaaccCATTGACAATATTAGTCCGGTGTTCTTTTGGTACCACACAAAGCAGGGCACTGCTCTTCAGAGTCAACCCAAAGTTGGGGAAAAGTTTTGAGCAAATGTTCTGAACGATCGGTAAAACTTTGTGAATTGTCTTTCAAAGCTTCAGTCAAATTCGAAGGTTACATTCTCAGAACTGACTTCAAAAATAGTGGCAGCTGTTCATTGACAGTTCCAGGTCCATCTGGCTCAGCCAGACAGTCATCCATCACTTTCTTAATGAGTAATAAGGCTTATTGGTTTAATTAGTTTAAACTCGGCCTCTTCTGTGTATAGACTGTGTTGTTGACAATGTAACTTAGCAAACAGCGATGTTTTTGCATTAGGCAGAATAGATTCCAGCTCATTCACCCATAACTTGTTTTTTCTGTAAGTGCGATGAGGAAAGCAGAGCTATTTCTGCCACTAAGAAACCAGATGTGATGTTGTCTCTGACAGTAAATCTAGAGAATGTGTGCTCTGCTGTGCTTTCACAATGTCACACAGGGCACATAGGTTCAGATGCCTCTTGAGTTGCAACTTCAGGTAAGAAACTGttcaaaaattcagaaaatcagCTCTTTTTCTGCTGATCTGACACAGAATTAATAGCATTAGCTGTTGCCCTGTGAAATAAGAATTTCTGGTATTTTGTCTTGTATTTCAGGAGATTTCATGACACGTGAGAGAGTTGCAGGAGACTGAGGAGCCTCTCTTTAACAGATCCATTGCCCTCCCATACAGAGACAATGTGGGTCTCTTCCTGGAGCAAAAGTCCCAATcaggaaagaaagcagatgCCCTCACTTTCTCACAGTTTATCCAAGAAGCAGGACTGGAGCCCTATCCTATGGTTCCTCCTCTGCAACAAGCCCAGACTGGGGTAGAAGCAGATGCTCCCCCTGTATCACAGGGCACCCAAGGGCAGGATTAGAGACTCACGCTGCACTTCCGCCTTTGTAAGAAGCCCAGCAGGGGCAGCAGAATATATCCTTATCACCTTGCAGTTTGTCCAAGGAGGTACAGTTCCACCTTCTCCCAGTTACAGAATAGGTCATTGCAACTCTTAGCCACTTGATGACAGCAAACACATCCTCACATCGGTTCTTTTCTGCAGCCCTTTGCTTCCAGGAACTAAATGAAGCAGAAGCTATAAATCAGACTTCACCACTGTCTGTCTTTCACTTTGG of Phaenicophaeus curvirostris isolate KB17595 chromosome 5, BPBGC_Pcur_1.0, whole genome shotgun sequence contains these proteins:
- the TMED8 gene encoding protein TMED8 is translated as MSAALAAGGGGSRFDPPAPHGPSENEDLAQKTEPADQRVDSLESSTSQSRSQIGSLMSGGATEDLKEKAGTLEDQGVAELEEKLPDQIQSLRGEAVRIPNYNLPQGVGDIVMIQSDHTGAVDILSSELETADLLGEQRKAQPPPLAPPTMWTTEKTKEFKAKMGKEKDGRMVVKPGEVVTVRVPTHPDGKCICWEFATDDYDIGFGVYFDWTTVTSTAITVQVSESSDEEDEEEEEEIEGLSPVGDVERGAKSYLRNRYGEIVPVYRRNSHREVQAGSHEYPGEGIYLLRFDNSYSLLRNKTLFFHIYYTS